From a single Bacillus pseudomycoides DSM 12442 genomic region:
- a CDS encoding LacI family DNA-binding transcriptional regulator: protein MATIRDVAKLAGVSVATVSRVINEKGYVHEDTVKQVKQAIEELQYKPNAVAKALFKKSSTMIAILVSNLEDPSYITLLRSVEEAAYKEGYQIVICNTENKTGYIDILMQNNIAGVIMTKDVFEHVKQLSLPFVVLEGGTEAASISTYYESGRKAVTVLKEKGCHFLAYIGDKIEDEAMEEHTAGFLDAVWDEGIAYREEKIKGQDEESQIAELLRKHPYIDGIVAASDAIAIATIRAANALDLHIPNHLQVIGFKGSLQGEWVTPSLTTIGSCFERQGVLAVQRLVGKMKKEQVKLEEVKQEFILIERESTK, encoded by the coding sequence GTGGCAACCATACGTGATGTTGCAAAATTGGCCGGTGTTTCAGTCGCAACCGTTTCACGAGTCATTAATGAAAAAGGGTATGTTCATGAGGATACAGTAAAACAAGTAAAACAAGCAATTGAAGAACTACAGTATAAACCAAATGCTGTAGCGAAGGCGTTATTTAAAAAATCTTCGACAATGATTGCTATATTAGTATCAAATTTAGAAGATCCATCCTATATAACATTACTTCGTTCAGTAGAAGAGGCTGCATATAAAGAAGGATATCAAATTGTTATTTGTAATACAGAAAATAAAACAGGATATATAGATATATTAATGCAAAATAATATTGCTGGCGTTATTATGACGAAAGATGTATTTGAGCATGTGAAGCAACTTTCCCTTCCATTTGTTGTACTTGAGGGCGGAACAGAGGCAGCATCTATTTCTACATATTATGAAAGTGGTAGAAAGGCCGTTACTGTATTGAAAGAAAAAGGTTGTCATTTTCTTGCTTATATTGGGGATAAGATAGAAGACGAAGCAATGGAAGAGCACACTGCTGGTTTTTTAGATGCTGTTTGGGATGAAGGAATTGCTTATCGAGAAGAAAAAATAAAGGGACAAGATGAGGAAAGTCAAATTGCTGAATTATTACGGAAGCATCCTTATATAGATGGTATAGTAGCTGCTAGCGATGCGATTGCAATTGCTACAATTCGCGCGGCGAATGCTCTTGATCTCCATATACCGAATCATTTGCAAGTCATTGGTTTTAAGGGAAGTTTACAAGGTGAATGGGTTACGCCGTCTTTGACAACAATTGGAAGTTGTTTTGAAAGGCAAGGAGTATTAGCTGTACAAAGATTGGTAGGGAAAATGAAAAAGGAACAAGTAAAACTTGAGGAAGTGAAGCAAGAGTTTATATTAATCGAACGAGAATCTACAAAGTAA
- a CDS encoding GNAT family N-acetyltransferase, with protein sequence MIRIQKITVEMRKTIELFMHENWGSTLMVSRERAHQLDQLPGFIATEDNRIIGIITYEIKENDCEIVSLDSFKENKGIGTKLVEYVIDIAKKQCCKKVWLITTNDNTNALRFYQKRGFMMTNLYIDAVKEARKIKREIPLIGYDNIAILHEIQLEKMNL encoded by the coding sequence ATGATTCGAATACAAAAAATCACAGTGGAAATGAGAAAAACAATTGAACTTTTTATGCATGAAAATTGGGGAAGCACGTTGATGGTTTCACGTGAAAGAGCACATCAGTTAGATCAATTGCCTGGTTTTATTGCAACTGAAGATAACAGAATAATAGGAATTATTACATATGAAATAAAAGAAAATGATTGTGAGATTGTTTCTTTAGATAGCTTTAAGGAGAACAAGGGAATTGGAACTAAGCTTGTAGAGTACGTAATTGATATTGCAAAAAAACAATGTTGTAAAAAGGTGTGGCTTATTACAACAAATGATAATACAAACGCACTTCGTTTTTATCAGAAACGTGGTTTTATGATGACGAATTTATATATTGATGCGGTCAAGGAAGCAAGGAAGATAAAGCGAGAAATTCCGCTTATTGGCTATGATAACATCGCGATTTTACATGAAATTCAACTAGAAAAAATGAATTTATAA
- a CDS encoding CDGSH iron-sulfur domain-containing protein: MAKVQIKVNDNGSFRITGDVELIDSQGNAFPAKPAFSLCRCGLSKNMPYCDASHKGIFESVVRAPKGE; this comes from the coding sequence TTGGCAAAAGTTCAAATTAAAGTAAATGATAATGGTTCATTTCGCATTACAGGGGATGTGGAATTAATCGACTCACAAGGGAATGCTTTCCCGGCAAAACCTGCATTTTCTTTATGTCGCTGCGGCTTATCAAAAAATATGCCTTATTGCGACGCTTCGCATAAAGGCATATTTGAATCTGTTGTTCGAGCACCAAAGGGAGAATAA
- a CDS encoding alpha/beta hydrolase: MKRFFTALLTIIGALIGIGIFFTNKVMYLKKKTEEEILERETKKHFRLEDFNAIPKEEVRIPSQFKYDLHGYYISAGNSNKFMIFCHGVTVNKINSVKYANLFLNRGYNVFIYDHRRHGKTGGKTTSYGYYEKYDLKTVVDWLKDRFGTNIILGVHGESMGAATLLQYAGMVEDGADFYIADCPFSDFYEQLHHRLKVEFHLPKWPLLPLANAVLKVRDGYTIREVSPIDCVKNINNPVLFIHSKDDDYILCDMTKALYEAKENNKQLFIAEHGAHACSYNENRQEYEDAVDQFLETYVKETKNRLA, translated from the coding sequence ATGAAACGTTTTTTTACAGCATTGCTAACCATAATAGGAGCATTAATTGGTATCGGTATTTTCTTTACCAATAAAGTAATGTATTTAAAGAAAAAAACAGAGGAAGAAATTTTAGAACGTGAAACAAAAAAACACTTTCGCTTAGAGGATTTTAACGCCATTCCAAAAGAAGAGGTTCGTATCCCGTCTCAATTTAAATACGACCTTCACGGCTACTACATTTCTGCAGGCAATTCTAATAAATTTATGATTTTTTGCCACGGTGTAACCGTAAATAAAATAAACTCTGTCAAATATGCAAATTTATTTTTAAACAGAGGCTACAATGTATTTATTTATGATCATCGTCGCCATGGTAAAACAGGTGGTAAAACGACAAGTTATGGCTATTACGAAAAATATGATTTAAAGACGGTAGTTGACTGGCTCAAAGACCGTTTTGGTACAAATATTATACTTGGTGTTCATGGAGAATCAATGGGAGCAGCGACATTGCTACAATACGCAGGTATGGTGGAAGACGGTGCTGATTTTTACATTGCAGATTGTCCATTTTCTGACTTCTACGAACAATTACACCATCGCTTAAAAGTCGAGTTTCATTTACCAAAATGGCCACTACTACCATTGGCAAATGCCGTTTTAAAAGTACGAGACGGTTATACAATACGTGAAGTTTCTCCTATCGATTGTGTAAAAAACATAAATAATCCAGTCCTTTTTATTCATAGTAAAGACGATGACTATATTTTATGTGATATGACAAAAGCCCTTTATGAAGCAAAAGAAAATAATAAACAGCTCTTTATTGCAGAACACGGTGCACACGCTTGCTCTTATAACGAAAATAGACAAGAGTATGAGGATGCCGTTGATCAATTCTTAGAAACATATGTAAAAGAAACAAAAAACAGGCTTGCATAA
- a CDS encoding DUF2552 family protein produces MNKQLRTLQNIANERTWASFLNDNHPYSLLHWSIAGVGQEAKDVWLLQDEVTFQTTEFQTLDEAVKWISENMEQVTDVLAQ; encoded by the coding sequence ATGAATAAACAATTACGTACATTACAAAATATTGCAAATGAGCGCACTTGGGCATCGTTTTTAAATGATAATCATCCATATAGCTTACTTCATTGGTCGATTGCAGGTGTGGGACAAGAAGCAAAAGATGTGTGGCTTTTGCAAGATGAGGTAACATTTCAAACGACAGAATTTCAAACGCTTGATGAAGCGGTAAAATGGATTTCTGAAAATATGGAACAAGTTACAGATGTTTTAGCGCAGTAA